The following proteins come from a genomic window of Gemmatimonadota bacterium:
- a CDS encoding cyclase family protein encodes MKSAKYVIVLLLTFGLHFQSAAQTREEGPWWPHPIWGKDDQSGGSNWITPEKVLKALTLVKTGQIYEIGQVYSADMPLFGQRTYSLVLPGSPTGEPMGTNNLIYYDEFLVAEIGQVGTQFDGPGHIGERMTMADGTEKDVFYNGFTNEEIKGPYGLVKLGVEHVGPFITRGILVDVPAYKGVESLDHGYEVTVADVEGALERQGIAMDSLEPGDAYFFRYGWARHWNDPVTYNASPPGIGMAVARWVVEKQASMIGSDQWTTEVVPNPDISKAFPVHQELITRNGVWNLENMNFDELSGDGVYEFLFIHTPIRFKGATGSPARPIAIR; translated from the coding sequence ATGAAATCCGCGAAGTACGTAATCGTTCTCCTTCTGACCTTTGGTTTGCACTTCCAGTCGGCCGCCCAGACGCGGGAAGAAGGCCCGTGGTGGCCCCATCCCATCTGGGGCAAGGACGACCAGTCGGGGGGTTCCAACTGGATCACGCCGGAGAAGGTGCTGAAGGCCCTGACCCTGGTCAAGACGGGCCAGATCTACGAAATCGGCCAGGTGTACAGCGCCGACATGCCCCTCTTCGGCCAGCGGACTTATTCCCTGGTGCTGCCCGGTTCTCCCACGGGTGAGCCTATGGGGACGAACAACCTGATCTATTACGACGAGTTCCTGGTGGCCGAAATCGGCCAGGTCGGCACGCAGTTCGACGGTCCGGGCCACATCGGAGAGCGGATGACCATGGCGGACGGAACGGAGAAGGACGTCTTCTACAACGGATTCACCAATGAGGAGATCAAGGGACCCTACGGCCTCGTGAAGCTAGGCGTCGAGCACGTGGGACCCTTCATCACACGCGGCATCCTGGTCGACGTGCCCGCGTACAAGGGCGTGGAATCCCTCGATCACGGCTACGAGGTTACTGTGGCGGACGTGGAAGGTGCGCTGGAGCGGCAGGGCATCGCAATGGACAGCCTCGAACCGGGCGACGCCTACTTTTTCCGGTACGGATGGGCTCGCCACTGGAACGACCCCGTTACATACAACGCCAGCCCGCCGGGAATCGGCATGGCCGTCGCCCGCTGGGTAGTCGAAAAGCAGGCTTCCATGATCGGTTCGGACCAGTGGACCACCGAGGTCGTACCCAATCCGGATATCAGCAAAGCCTTTCCGGTCCACCAGGAGCTCATCACCCGTAACGGCGTCTGGAACCTCGAGAACATGAACTTCGACGAACTCTCGGGAGACGGCGTCTACGAGTTCCTCTTCATTCACACGCCCATCCGGTTCAAGGGCGCTACGGGCTCGCCGGCTCGCCCGATCGCCATCCGGTGA
- a CDS encoding phytanoyl-CoA dioxygenase family protein, whose protein sequence is MPEGLKLVARETLEQRVEALEQDGYIYFPGALTDDEVVVLRDAMDRLDARPEEFDRHTEPDTHGFLNKSINNVFNRDPVFLPYLDHPEVIDVVEAAHGPDCHVIGMTAWMTGPGRPDQGVHVDWQPLELPEDVMDDPRVKLPVYITTAHFYLDEIYEDLGPTQFIPGSHRAGRRPSNGESTWRGVEPRSIVCSAGDAVLFRCEVWHRGTANTSGQVRYLLQVHYAQRMITQKFPPYLNRFQFDPAILSRATDRQRRLLGEHEPSNYD, encoded by the coding sequence GTGCCGGAAGGACTGAAACTGGTCGCGAGAGAAACGCTGGAACAACGGGTTGAAGCCCTGGAACAGGACGGCTACATCTATTTTCCTGGTGCACTTACAGATGATGAAGTTGTCGTATTGCGCGATGCCATGGACCGTCTGGATGCGCGTCCCGAGGAGTTTGACCGGCACACGGAACCCGATACCCACGGTTTTCTCAACAAGTCCATCAACAACGTGTTTAACCGGGACCCTGTGTTTCTGCCCTATCTGGACCATCCGGAGGTCATCGATGTCGTCGAAGCTGCGCACGGCCCCGATTGCCACGTCATCGGCATGACGGCATGGATGACGGGACCGGGCCGACCGGACCAGGGCGTCCACGTGGACTGGCAGCCGCTGGAACTTCCCGAAGACGTCATGGACGATCCGAGGGTCAAGTTGCCGGTGTACATCACCACGGCCCACTTCTATCTCGACGAAATCTACGAGGATCTTGGTCCCACGCAGTTCATTCCGGGCAGCCACCGCGCGGGCCGCCGTCCGTCCAATGGCGAATCCACCTGGCGTGGAGTCGAACCGCGGAGCATAGTGTGTTCAGCCGGCGACGCCGTCCTCTTTCGCTGCGAAGTCTGGCACCGCGGGACAGCGAATACGAGCGGCCAGGTACGCTACCTGCTACAGGTCCACTATGCCCAGCGGATGATCACACAGAAGTTCCCGCCCTACCTGAACCGGTTCCAGTTCGACCCGGCCATCCTGTCCCGGGCCACGGATCGCCAGCGCCGGTTATTGGGCGAGCATGAACCGAGTAATTACGACTGA
- a CDS encoding type I restriction enzyme HsdR N-terminal domain-containing protein, protein MERLNFPEYGFEIGSDEAGRRIIFDPIRRRFVRLTPEEWVRQHLVRYLVEDRGFPAGFATVEKGFQYAGTAVRADVIMHDLKGRPVLMGECKAPDVRVTEAVFEQLARYNSVINARFLVATNGRKHFCCEHKAGGGYAFLPELPEFERAGEA, encoded by the coding sequence ATGGAACGGCTCAATTTCCCGGAATACGGATTCGAAATCGGTTCGGATGAAGCCGGCCGCAGGATCATTTTCGACCCGATCCGGCGCAGGTTCGTCCGGCTGACGCCCGAGGAGTGGGTCCGGCAGCACCTGGTGCGCTACCTGGTGGAGGACCGCGGCTTTCCCGCGGGCTTCGCCACCGTGGAAAAGGGTTTCCAGTATGCCGGTACGGCGGTCCGCGCCGACGTGATCATGCACGACCTGAAGGGACGGCCGGTGCTCATGGGCGAATGCAAGGCGCCGGACGTCCGGGTGACCGAAGCGGTATTCGAGCAACTGGCCCGGTACAATTCGGTCATCAACGCCCGGTTCCTGGTGGCCACCAACGGCAGGAAGCACTTCTGCTGCGAGCACAAGGCCGGCGGGGGATATGCCTTTCTGCCGGAACTGCCTGAATTCGAGCGCGCCGGAGAAGCCTGA
- a CDS encoding SDR family oxidoreductase: MGNDSTAAFEGKAVIVTGGAKGIGGGIVRAFAGEGAHVLCADIDDDAGAEIAAENDNIRYVHADVTTSDVCRSLVETATDSWGGVDILCNNVGIQPTSSYLPAHELSEEQWDRIIDVNLKSRFLMVKYCVPVMKARGGGVIINTASVQGLQSAKGISAYAASKGGDLSLVRQLALDYAEDNIRVVAVNPGTIETPLLQEAIDSIGGDEDEIRTDMASRHAVNRLGSPEDIANAMLFLASDQASFITGEWVNVDGGLMARGAWA; this comes from the coding sequence ATGGGGAATGATTCGACTGCAGCATTCGAAGGAAAAGCAGTTATCGTAACCGGTGGCGCAAAGGGCATCGGAGGGGGCATCGTCCGTGCCTTCGCCGGTGAAGGCGCCCATGTCCTGTGCGCCGACATCGACGATGACGCCGGCGCGGAGATCGCCGCCGAGAACGATAACATCCGCTACGTCCATGCGGACGTAACCACGAGCGACGTATGCCGGTCCCTCGTGGAAACGGCGACGGATTCCTGGGGCGGGGTGGACATCCTGTGCAACAACGTGGGGATCCAGCCCACCTCGAGCTATCTGCCCGCCCATGAGCTCTCAGAGGAACAGTGGGATCGGATCATCGACGTGAACCTCAAGAGCCGGTTTCTGATGGTGAAGTACTGCGTGCCCGTGATGAAGGCGCGGGGAGGCGGCGTAATCATCAACACGGCCAGCGTGCAGGGTCTGCAGTCGGCCAAAGGCATCTCGGCCTACGCGGCGAGCAAGGGAGGCGACCTGTCGCTGGTCCGTCAACTGGCCCTGGATTACGCCGAGGACAACATCCGCGTCGTGGCGGTCAACCCGGGTACCATCGAAACGCCGCTCCTGCAGGAAGCCATCGACTCAATCGGTGGCGACGAGGACGAAATCCGGACGGACATGGCCTCCCGGCACGCCGTGAACCGACTCGGCAGTCCTGAGGATATCGCCAACGCGATGCTCTTCCTCGCGAGCGACCAGGCATCCTTCATCACGGGAGAGTGGGTAAACGTGGATGGAGGTCTGATGGCCCGGGGGGCATGGGCCTAG
- a CDS encoding succinate dehydrogenase/fumarate reductase iron-sulfur subunit, which produces MATANFRIWRGDGESGGFEDYSTEIDEGMVVLDAVHQIQAESAPDLAVRWNCKAGKCGSCSAEVNGNPRLMCMTRMSDLPEDETITIEPMKAFPTIRDLVTDVSWNFEAKMKTKPFRPRKPDAEDGTWRMDQDDIERVQEFRKCIECFLCQDVCHVLREHELHEEFIGPRLMVHNAALEMHPLDTEDRLGDLKEDQGIGYCNITKCCTHVCPEEITITDNAIIPLKERVVGEFFDPLNRLLRIFKSKDSDEPA; this is translated from the coding sequence ATGGCGACGGCCAACTTCCGAATCTGGCGGGGCGATGGCGAGAGCGGCGGGTTCGAGGACTACTCCACCGAGATCGACGAGGGCATGGTCGTACTGGACGCGGTGCACCAGATCCAGGCGGAGTCAGCCCCCGATCTGGCGGTGCGCTGGAACTGCAAGGCCGGCAAGTGCGGGTCCTGTTCCGCCGAGGTCAACGGCAATCCCAGGCTGATGTGCATGACGCGCATGAGCGACCTGCCCGAGGACGAAACCATCACCATCGAGCCGATGAAGGCCTTCCCGACCATAAGGGACCTGGTGACGGATGTGTCCTGGAACTTCGAGGCCAAGATGAAGACCAAGCCCTTCAGGCCCCGCAAGCCCGATGCCGAGGACGGCACCTGGCGCATGGACCAGGATGACATCGAGCGGGTGCAGGAGTTCCGCAAGTGTATCGAGTGCTTCCTCTGTCAGGATGTCTGCCACGTGTTGCGGGAACACGAACTGCACGAAGAGTTCATCGGGCCGCGCCTCATGGTGCACAACGCCGCCCTGGAGATGCATCCCCTCGACACCGAGGACCGGCTCGGCGACCTCAAGGAGGACCAGGGCATCGGCTACTGCAATATCACCAAGTGCTGCACCCATGTCTGCCCCGAAGAAATCACCATCACGGACAACGCCATCATTCCCCTGAAGGAACGGGTCGTCGGCGAATTCTTCGATCCGCTCAACCGGCTGCTGCGCATCTTCAAGTCGAAAGACAGCGACGAGCCGGCCTAG
- a CDS encoding DUF1524 domain-containing protein, with protein sequence MQTIHPVLGVRIAAEVDDGSYERKDYDYPSSIEADIVNRQGGLFSPYSLNCFDSASETDIEHIVATAEAHASGMYAKSEEDRSAYGKDLDNLTLAAPAVNRNQKSDKDPAEWMPDNNRCWYVGKWVEIKKKYNLTMDQTEADSVVAVYQECDSFDMIVPVCAAGLAESDYYDFRWSRWGDTKEEVQSTELDTLTFSQVDSTQETGSVAGVLQFSDEISDTVTISYLFTDNALSSGSYAFETDVPSSRLDSIKTVLDERYGFSEETEEFTVWRRNERTWVRLYAATQNDPMRIDYIEQPTSSDSSYNDLPLRVVVPDE encoded by the coding sequence GTGCAAACCATACATCCCGTTCTCGGCGTCCGTATCGCTGCCGAGGTCGATGACGGTTCCTATGAAAGAAAAGACTACGACTACCCTAGTTCAATAGAGGCTGATATTGTAAATCGACAGGGAGGGTTGTTCTCTCCCTACTCGCTCAACTGTTTCGATTCCGCTTCCGAAACGGACATTGAACATATCGTCGCAACCGCCGAGGCACATGCCAGCGGCATGTACGCCAAATCCGAGGAAGATCGCAGTGCCTACGGCAAGGACCTGGACAACCTCACCCTGGCTGCGCCGGCTGTAAACAGAAACCAGAAATCCGACAAGGACCCGGCAGAATGGATGCCGGATAACAACAGATGCTGGTATGTGGGCAAGTGGGTGGAAATCAAGAAGAAGTACAATTTGACCATGGATCAGACCGAAGCAGATTCTGTTGTTGCAGTCTATCAGGAATGTGATTCCTTCGATATGATCGTACCGGTCTGTGCCGCGGGTCTGGCCGAGTCTGACTACTATGATTTCAGATGGAGCAGGTGGGGCGACACCAAGGAGGAAGTACAATCGACGGAACTCGACACCCTGACCTTTAGCCAGGTAGATTCCACGCAGGAAACCGGATCGGTCGCGGGGGTGTTGCAGTTCAGTGATGAGATATCCGACACCGTAACCATATCGTACCTGTTTACGGACAACGCCCTCAGTTCAGGATCGTATGCGTTTGAGACGGATGTGCCATCCAGCAGGTTGGACTCCATTAAAACCGTTCTAGACGAACGTTACGGTTTCAGTGAAGAGACCGAGGAATTTACCGTTTGGAGGCGAAATGAACGCACGTGGGTACGTTTATATGCCGCAACACAGAACGACCCCATGCGTATCGACTATATAGAACAGCCAACAAGTAGTGATTCCTCCTATAACGATCTTCCGCTGCGCGTTGTTGTACCTGATGAATAA
- a CDS encoding fumarate reductase/succinate dehydrogenase flavoprotein subunit, translating into MAEYQSHEHDVLVIGAGGAGLRAAIEASAAGVSVGLVCKSLLGKAHTVMAEGGVAAALANVDDRDGWSVHFADTMRGGQYLSNWRMAELHALEAPDRVRELEAWGALFDRTADGRILQRNFGGHKYPRLAHVGDRTGLEMIRTLQDYGIHQGMEVYMEHAIVALLKDGDRVVGAFGYDRERGRFRVFRAKAVVLATGGIGRAFKITSNSWEYTGDGHGLAYDAGAALLDMEFVQFHPTGMVWPPSVRGILVTEGVRGEGGVLTNSEGNRFMFDDIPDLYKNSTAESPEEGWIYTQGDKEARRPPELLTRDHVARCIVREIREGRGSPHDGVYLDISWIREKLSNAEEHIKRKLPSMYHQFKQLADIDITKEAMEVGPTTHYVMGGVLVDADTQMSTVPGLFAAGECAAGLHGANRLGGNSLSDLLVFGQRAGKYAAEYARENGNGEIDDGQVEAAVGETLAPFDREQSSENPFEIQYELQERMQELVGIVRNEGDMQRALEVIDDLRQRTEKVSVVGNREYNPGWHTALDLKFLLIVSEAVARAALERKESRGAHFREDYEEKDEAFGSLNITQHKGADGEMVINRVPVTPLREDLAAIIEENR; encoded by the coding sequence ATGGCGGAATATCAGAGCCACGAACATGACGTGCTCGTGATCGGAGCCGGCGGCGCAGGACTCCGGGCTGCCATCGAAGCCTCGGCCGCAGGGGTATCGGTGGGGCTCGTCTGCAAATCCCTGCTGGGCAAGGCCCATACGGTCATGGCCGAAGGGGGCGTCGCGGCGGCGCTGGCCAACGTGGACGACCGGGACGGCTGGAGCGTCCACTTCGCCGACACGATGCGGGGCGGCCAGTACCTGAGCAACTGGCGCATGGCCGAGTTGCACGCCCTCGAAGCGCCGGACCGCGTACGTGAGCTGGAAGCCTGGGGCGCCCTGTTCGACCGGACAGCCGACGGACGCATCCTGCAACGTAATTTCGGCGGGCACAAGTACCCCCGGCTCGCTCACGTGGGCGACCGCACCGGCCTGGAAATGATCCGCACCCTCCAGGACTACGGGATCCACCAGGGCATGGAAGTGTACATGGAACACGCCATCGTGGCCCTGTTGAAGGACGGCGACCGGGTCGTGGGCGCCTTCGGATACGACCGGGAGCGGGGACGTTTCCGGGTCTTCCGTGCGAAAGCGGTCGTCCTGGCCACGGGCGGCATCGGCCGGGCCTTCAAGATCACGAGCAACAGCTGGGAATACACGGGAGACGGCCACGGTCTGGCCTACGACGCCGGAGCCGCGCTGCTGGACATGGAATTCGTGCAGTTCCACCCCACCGGCATGGTCTGGCCGCCGAGCGTGCGGGGCATCCTGGTCACGGAAGGCGTCCGAGGCGAGGGCGGCGTCCTGACGAACAGCGAAGGCAACCGGTTCATGTTCGACGACATCCCCGACCTCTACAAGAATTCCACGGCGGAGAGCCCCGAAGAGGGCTGGATCTATACGCAGGGGGACAAGGAAGCCCGCCGGCCGCCCGAACTGCTGACGAGAGACCACGTGGCCCGGTGTATCGTGCGGGAAATCCGGGAGGGCCGCGGATCGCCCCACGACGGGGTCTACCTCGACATTTCGTGGATCAGGGAGAAGCTCTCCAACGCCGAAGAGCATATCAAGCGCAAGCTGCCGAGCATGTACCACCAGTTCAAGCAGCTCGCCGACATCGACATCACGAAGGAGGCTATGGAAGTGGGTCCCACGACCCACTACGTGATGGGCGGCGTGCTCGTGGACGCCGACACGCAGATGTCGACCGTGCCCGGTCTCTTTGCCGCCGGCGAATGCGCGGCAGGTCTGCACGGAGCCAACCGGCTGGGAGGCAATTCCCTTTCCGATCTGCTGGTCTTCGGCCAGCGCGCAGGCAAATACGCCGCGGAGTACGCACGGGAGAACGGTAACGGGGAAATTGACGACGGCCAGGTCGAGGCAGCCGTAGGAGAGACCCTGGCGCCCTTCGACCGCGAGCAAAGCAGTGAGAATCCCTTCGAGATTCAGTACGAATTGCAGGAACGGATGCAGGAACTCGTCGGCATCGTGCGCAACGAGGGCGACATGCAACGGGCCCTCGAGGTCATCGACGATCTGCGTCAAAGGACCGAGAAAGTCTCCGTGGTCGGCAACCGCGAATACAACCCGGGATGGCACACCGCGCTGGATCTGAAGTTCCTGCTGATCGTGTCGGAGGCGGTAGCCCGGGCGGCGCTGGAGAGGAAGGAAAGCCGCGGCGCCCACTTCCGGGAAGACTACGAAGAAAAGGATGAAGCCTTCGGCAGCCTCAACATCACCCAGCATAAAGGCGCCGACGGCGAGATGGTGATCAACCGCGTTCCGGTCACACCGCTCCGGGAGGACCTGGCAGCGATCATCGAGGAGAACAGATAA
- a CDS encoding succinate dehydrogenase, translated as MSTTGVSLKASGFGQTRRRDAWWVQQLVTLGVFSAFVVYSTWAAFQGEFYAWGPYLSPFYSPEIFGSSSHALFGPRPEWWPAMLPFSPAFLILWAPAGFRITCYYYRGAYYKAFWADPPSCSVSEPRKKYRGEQSFPLILQNVHRYFLYLVFIIWIFLAHDAWKALWFTDAATGETTFGIGIGTLVLTLNVVLLGGYQFGCHSLRHLIGGNLDLLSKAPVRHAGYNCVSCLNRGHMNWAWLSLIWVAFADVYVRLVAMGVWTDWRIL; from the coding sequence ATGTCGACAACCGGTGTTTCACTGAAGGCCAGCGGTTTCGGCCAGACGCGCCGCAGAGACGCCTGGTGGGTGCAGCAGTTGGTAACATTGGGCGTGTTCTCGGCCTTCGTCGTCTACTCCACGTGGGCGGCTTTTCAGGGCGAATTCTACGCCTGGGGCCCTTATCTCTCGCCCTTCTATTCGCCCGAAATCTTCGGCAGTTCATCCCATGCGCTTTTCGGACCCAGGCCGGAGTGGTGGCCGGCCATGCTCCCGTTCTCACCGGCCTTCCTGATCCTCTGGGCGCCGGCCGGATTCCGCATCACCTGCTATTACTACCGGGGCGCCTACTACAAGGCCTTCTGGGCCGACCCGCCATCCTGCAGCGTTTCCGAACCGAGGAAGAAGTACCGGGGAGAACAGTCCTTTCCGCTCATTCTCCAGAACGTTCACCGGTACTTTCTCTACCTGGTGTTCATCATCTGGATCTTCCTGGCTCACGACGCCTGGAAGGCCCTGTGGTTCACGGACGCGGCCACCGGTGAGACGACCTTCGGCATCGGGATCGGCACCCTGGTGTTGACCCTGAACGTTGTCCTCCTGGGCGGCTACCAGTTCGGCTGCCACTCCCTGCGCCACCTGATCGGCGGCAACCTGGACCTCCTTTCGAAAGCGCCCGTGCGGCATGCGGGTTATAACTGCGTTTCGTGCCTGAACCGAGGACACATGAACTGGGCTTGGCTCAGCCTGATCTGGGTCGCTTTCGCGGATGTATATGTGCGCCTGGTGGCCATGGGCGTCTGGACGGACTGGAGAATCCTCTAA